The genomic window TGAAGTGTGGCACCGATATTGAGCCCCTGGTTGAACACCAGCATCTGTCCCACACTGGAAATCGTGGTCGTTGCTGTTCCTTGAGAGATTGTAGGCGGAGCAAAGGTCGTTGACTGCCCGGTGCCGGTCATCGCCACGTTCTTGCCGAGCGAGATCAGGTTCACACCCGCCTGCTGAAGTTTTGTGCGATCAATTTCCACGAATTTGACCGAAAGCCGGACCTCTCGGACATGCTGCGGCGTCACTCGCAGGGAGTTCAGGACCTTCTTACCATAGCCCGATGCGAGTTTTTCCACTGCGGCCAGTTCATCTTTTGAGAGAACATAGCCCGTCAAGACCACGCTGTCCTCTTTGGAGGAAACATGGATCCGGTCGAAAGGGAACTCGTTCTCGACGGCGCTCTGGAGCGGGGCAACATCCGCATCCACGCGCACGCTGTAGCTCGTGCTAGTACCGTTTTTGTCGACCAACACCAAGGCAGCCTGTCCCGGGCCTTTTCCACTAATGACGACCAGACTTGGGTTGACCACGTGCGCGGTCAGCACATCAGGATTGTCCACAAACACAGACACATACTGCGACGCACTCTGGTGCAAATTCAGGGACTGGCCAACGATCAGCTGGAATGCGTCTCCAGACTTACTGACCTCGATGGTATGGTTGGGAGCATCGTCTTTGACATCCTCCCATGCCCGAGTGGCAGGTTTCTGGGCCACCAGGGCTGAGGTCATACTTACCAGCGTACATATCGTGAGAAAGGTCTTCACTTCGGCCCTCCGGGTGTCATCGTCTCAGAGCTATCGGCCACGGGAAGATTGTTGCGAAAGAGCTGGGCGATGGTCTTGTCTCCCATCGTGGTCTGCACCACAACCCCCTCCGAACTAAAAGGAGGCACTGCTGCCAAATTCTGTCGTGAGCGCCTTCCCGGGGGCAAAGCTGGTTTGCTCAGTTCCTGCAGTCCAGCTTCCTCAACTTGGTTGTCGCTGCCATTGCGCAGCGCAAAGTACAGGGTCCCCTCTTGTTCGGCCACGGCAATGCGCCGGGCCTGGTCAAGGCTGACCAGGACAGTGACTACCGGAACGGTGGCTGGCTTGCCGGACGGGTCGGGATTGATCTGCTTGCCAGTAGACAGCACCAGGACGTTCTGCACAATGGCCTCACTTTTTACCTTCCCGCCGTCGTCCTTGATCGCGGCAAGGATGTCCACCCTTAGCCCGGGATACAGTAGCCCGCCCAGGTCATTCACTTCGTCCGTTTTGATTGCGATGGCCCGCATTCCCGGCGGAATTTTGTGTGGGAGCCCGAGCGCGGAATCCGGACCGGCGAGATAGCGGTCCGTAATGATCATGCCGTCGGAAACAGGGTAGGCCACAATGCGTCCCACCACCTTGTCTTTTTCATTTAACTCAAACGCGCCATGAACAGGTTGATCACTTGTCCAATTCACGGCGATCAGATCATTGGCATCAATACGGTTACCGCCAGCGATGTCCTTGGCGGCGGCCAGATATTGGAAACTGTGCCGACTATGAACATAAGCGTCATGGACCCGTTGATTATGCGCGTAGATCCCCCACACGATGGCCAGTGTCGCCAGCCCAGAACCTACAGTCGCAACTCCCAAATACTTCGCGTTCAAGCCTGCCCTCTTATGGTCAAAACAACGGTGAGGATGCAGCCAAGCGCAACCGCCACCCCGAAAGGCAGATGATGGGCCGTTGGATTGTCGATATTTAGTTCCGGATGCGGGGTCAGCGGCTGCTCGGCGGCATGACGAAGCAACACAAACGCATTACGAATAGCTGTTTTCAGATAGTGCTTGCGGATACTCACGGCGATGGCCAGGATGCCTGCGATCAGGATGGATGCGGCCAGAACCATCAGGAATTTTTGCGTGCCAGCAAACGCGCTGGTGGCCAACAGAAGCTTGATGTCACCCATGCCCATGCCGCGCCGCAGCGCTACTGGAAACATGATCAGTAAAATCAGTCCGCAGGCGATCAGTGCGTTCGCGGCTCCATGCCAGCCATCAAGAGTGCCGTGGAGGGCGATTCCAAGCACGATGCTGGGAAAGGTTAGGCAGTTCGGGACCCTTCGCGTACGAAGGTCACAGGCCCCGCCGATGACGCCGACCAGAGTGAATCCTGTTGCGTAGAGGAGCGGATGAGACAGACCGTGCATGTGAGGGATGCTAGCGGGAAAGCAGCCGGAACTGAATACACACTACAAAGAAAAATTCCAAGAAAAAAAGACCCCGAAGGCACTCTGCCTTCGGGGATCTGCATTCAGAAACTGCCTATAAGGTGGAAGTTACTGTACTGGCAGCATTATTCAGAGCGGTTCCAATTGCAGAGCCGAGCTGTTTCAACCCGGCCACCGAGGCCAGCCCAATCAGGGCCATGACCAGAGCATATTCGATCATATCGGCTCCGGATTGCTCATACACAAGAAGCCGAAAAAGAGATTTTAGGTCATCCATAGCGGTTCCTTTCTTCGAGCGAAAAACCCACTCGTGCGCCGAGACTATCGAAGATGGCGGCCAGGGACAAGACACACTGGAGAGAAAAACCTGCCCAGTCCTTCGATCCGGCGACTTCATGGCATCGCGAAATGGTGAAGACCGTGCTTCAAGAGTCCACGGGCTCCTCAATTATCCCCGAAAACTCCGCACTCACGCGCCGACCCAAGCCACTCCGATCCATCGTCGAGAACAACGATCGCTGGCCAGACGACAAACTGCCACTGCATGTGCTTCTTGTCGAAGCGAGTGGCATTCCATGCCAGGATACTATCATCGCCAGGTTTGAGAACATGTAAGGCCAGGAGCTTTTGGGGCAGCCGCGCAAACAATGACCGCATCCCAGATGCCTAATTGGTTGTTGACCGCAAGATCGGAAGCGGCCAGCATGATTTCAGCCGAGGTTTCAATCAGCGCAAACGCATTGCGCCAACTGAGGATTGCGGCTCGTGCATCGGCTGGCGGGCGGGCTGCTTTGCGAACCAATACATGGAAAAGTTCGCCGAGCGCCTGTACCGGCAATACCACGGAAGCCTGGGGCAATTTGCGCACAAGATCCACCGCCGCCCTCTTCATGGAGGTGCCGTTTACGCCTTCGGCATAGGCCAGAATGTTTGTGTCCAGTGCAACTCTCACCGTGCATCCTCATACAGTTCGTCCCGGGTCCAGCGGCCAATTTTTACCGCGGTCTGATGACGCAAACGGTCGAGAAGGGCCTTCCGCGCACCGGCTTCGATATTTCCAGGTTCGTCGGCAGGAGAGATTTTCGCTACGGGTCTTCCGTGACTGGTCACGATATAGCTACGCCCTTGCCGCACGCCGTGCAGTAGTTGAGAGAATCTGCGATTGGCATCTGCCGCCGAAACAGCCTTTTCCATGTCAACCTCCATAGTAGTGATATTCACTACTATACTTTATGCGGATTCGCTAGGCAAAGGCCCTGCTTCCGGCAGCAGGACGCCATTATTCTTGGGCCGTGTTCTCAGCGAGTGTAAGGCGATAAGAATTATGAATTGCAACTCTCGATTTCTGATCCGGTGCGCGGCAAGCCCCGCCGTTCAGGGCTTAGAAGTTTCCCGATGCGATGTCCTTGAGTACCAGTTTCTCCAGGCTTAACTCGCTCACCAGGCGCTTCAGCTTACCGTTTTCCTGCTCCAGTTCCTTCAGCCGCCGCGCCTGGTCCACCTTCATGCCGCCGTACTCTCTACGCCAGCGGTAGTAGGTCTGCTCCACGATTCCAGCATCCCTGCAAGCCTGCTCCGTCGCTTTCCCGTTCGCTACTGCCACTTCAATCTGCCGCAGCAGGTTCACCACCTGCTCCGGCGTATAACGCCTCCGTGCCATCTGTCCTCTCCTTGTCCAGTTCTCGCTGATTCACTGGTACATTTCAAGACCGGCACTCCAGGTGCCGATCGATGACTGGGCAAATGCATGCACGGAGCTGACCAGACCGGATCGGGTCAACAACGTGCCAAGGATAGAAAGCATGAACGTCGCGAAGATCAGCCACACATTCCAACTCTTCATCATCCCACGCTTCTCTTGCATCATGACCGAGTGCAGAAAGGCTGTGCCCGTAAGCCATGACATCAAGGAAGCGTTCTCGACCGGATCCCATCCCCAGTAGCCGCCCCATCCGAGTACGGCATACGCCCAATGCATGCCGAGGAAGATGCCACAAGTGAGAAACAGCCACGTCACCATGGTCCACCGGCGCGTAATGTGAATCCATCTATCACCGGGGTACCGCATCATCAAAGCGCCCAACGCAAAGGCAAATGGGACACTGAATCCGACGTAGCCCAGGTAGAGAAGCGGGGGGTGAATGACCATCTCCGGGTATTGGAGCAGTGGGTTCAGACCAAAGCCGTCCTGCGGGATCTGCCCGGCAACCAGCGAAAACGGAGGAGCTGCAAAATTCACCAAAAGCAAAAAGAAGACCTGAATGCCCGCAAGAATAGTCGAAGCGTAAGCGGTGAGCAGAACGTCCACCTTGTGGCGTACCCGGAGCACGAAACCGTAGGCAGCCAGCAACCAGGCCCACAGCAGAAGTGAACCCTCCTGTCCCGACCACAAAGCTGCGAACTTATACGATCCGGGCAAAGCCAGGTTGGAATGATGGAGGATGTAGGCGACCGAGAAATCGTTCGTAAATGCAGCCCAAACAAGGGCAAAGGCCGCAATGCTTACGGCAATAAACCCAGCGATTCCTGCCCGCCTCGCGGTCTCGGCAAGACGCTCCGGAGCGACGCGGCCACGTGTTCCTGTCGATAACTGGCGCAGAGCGATAGCGCCAACGCACAGATTATACGTCGCAAAGGCGAGCGCGAGCAGGAGTGCAAAGCTACCCAATGCCGGCATGACTCGAATACCTCTTCTTCCTTCCGGCGCACCATGTGATCGTTCCGGGAGTTACTGTATGCCCAGAGCAGCCAATTGTTTAGGATTCGTTTCATCGACGGCGACCAAATTATGGCAGACGGAACAATCGTTGGTGATACTCTTTCCGCTCTTGGCATTGTGGCTGCCATCGTGACAACGAAAGCATCCCGGATAGGCGTTGTGGCCGATGTTATTCGGATGAGTTCCCCAGGTAACCTTCATAAAGGGGAAGACATTTCGACC from Pseudacidobacterium ailaaui includes these protein-coding regions:
- a CDS encoding type II and III secretion system protein family protein → MKTFLTICTLVSMTSALVAQKPATRAWEDVKDDAPNHTIEVSKSGDAFQLIVGQSLNLHQSASQYVSVFVDNPDVLTAHVVNPSLVVISGKGPGQAALVLVDKNGTSTSYSVRVDADVAPLQSAVENEFPFDRIHVSSKEDSVVLTGYVLSKDELAAVEKLASGYGKKVLNSLRVTPQHVREVRLSVKFVEIDRTKLQQAGVNLISLGKNVAMTGTGQSTTFAPPTISQGTATTTISSVGQMLVFNQGLNIGATLQDLEQKNVLQILAEPTINALSGHRASFLSGGEFPFPMVQPGSGGAGTTITVQFMPYGVQLNFEPTVLDDGTIRLHVEPEVSALDYTNEVQIDGYTIPAIDARKASTDIELRDGQSFMLSGLLDHRVTNEWSKIPGIADIPILGLLFKSKSVQLSTTDLVVVVTANLVDPLEMPGAAPEVPRPPSPYLDKDRFDESIAAKH
- the cpaB gene encoding Flp pilus assembly protein CpaB, with product MNAKYLGVATVGSGLATLAIVWGIYAHNQRVHDAYVHSRHSFQYLAAAKDIAGGNRIDANDLIAVNWTSDQPVHGAFELNEKDKVVGRIVAYPVSDGMIITDRYLAGPDSALGLPHKIPPGMRAIAIKTDEVNDLGGLLYPGLRVDILAAIKDDGGKVKSEAIVQNVLVLSTGKQINPDPSGKPATVPVVTVLVSLDQARRIAVAEQEGTLYFALRNGSDNQVEEAGLQELSKPALPPGRRSRQNLAAVPPFSSEGVVVQTTMGDKTIAQLFRNNLPVADSSETMTPGGPK
- a CDS encoding A24 family peptidase, coding for MHGLSHPLLYATGFTLVGVIGGACDLRTRRVPNCLTFPSIVLGIALHGTLDGWHGAANALIACGLILLIMFPVALRRGMGMGDIKLLLATSAFAGTQKFLMVLAASILIAGILAIAVSIRKHYLKTAIRNAFVLLRHAAEQPLTPHPELNIDNPTAHHLPFGVAVALGCILTVVLTIRGQA
- a CDS encoding Flp family type IVb pilin, producing MDDLKSLFRLLVYEQSGADMIEYALVMALIGLASVAGLKQLGSAIGTALNNAASTVTSTL
- a CDS encoding PIN domain-containing protein, whose amino-acid sequence is MRVALDTNILAYAEGVNGTSMKRAAVDLVRKLPQASVVLPVQALGELFHVLVRKAARPPADARAAILSWRNAFALIETSAEIMLAASDLAVNNQLGIWDAVIVCAAAPKAPGLTCSQTWR
- a CDS encoding type II toxin-antitoxin system Phd/YefM family antitoxin, which gives rise to MEKAVSAADANRRFSQLLHGVRQGRSYIVTSHGRPVAKISPADEPGNIEAGARKALLDRLRHQTAVKIGRWTRDELYEDAR